One window of the Devosia sp. 2618 genome contains the following:
- a CDS encoding 4-oxalomesaconate tautomerase, with protein sequence MTKQVSIPCILMRGGTSKGPYFVTTDLPDDPAKRDQALLAIMGSPDARQIDGIGGADSLTSKVAMVSPSSREGVDVDYLFAQVSVTEAIVDTAPSCGNILSGVGPFAIERGMVPVTGAETSVTIFNLNTNSRIEAIVQTDEEGVVYDGEASIDGVPGTAAAIRLNFMDIVGSKTGSLLPTGHVTEQIDGVDVTLIDVAVPMMIFRAADLGKTGYETPAELDADAAFFARMEAMRKVAGERMGLGNVTGKVIPKVAMLAQPQDQGHIAARYFVPQKTHAAFAVTGGLCVATCAMLAGSVSDGLAVRPEGDDRLVLIEHPSGLLDIALKTAGTGANSQVISGGAIRTARKLMEGDVLVPAGLLD encoded by the coding sequence ATGACCAAGCAAGTTTCCATACCATGCATCCTCATGCGCGGCGGCACCTCCAAGGGCCCCTATTTTGTGACAACTGATTTGCCTGATGACCCGGCAAAGCGCGACCAAGCCCTACTGGCGATCATGGGATCGCCAGATGCTCGACAGATCGACGGCATCGGCGGTGCGGATAGCCTAACGTCCAAGGTGGCGATGGTGTCACCATCATCTCGGGAAGGCGTCGACGTCGACTACCTCTTCGCCCAGGTGTCCGTCACCGAAGCAATTGTCGATACGGCGCCGTCATGCGGCAACATTCTGTCGGGCGTTGGCCCGTTTGCTATCGAGCGCGGTATGGTCCCCGTCACGGGCGCCGAAACCTCCGTCACCATCTTCAACCTCAACACCAACAGCCGCATCGAAGCGATTGTGCAGACCGATGAGGAGGGCGTCGTCTATGACGGTGAGGCCTCCATCGATGGTGTGCCCGGCACAGCTGCGGCCATTCGATTGAACTTTATGGATATTGTCGGCTCCAAGACAGGGAGCCTTTTGCCGACCGGCCATGTAACCGAGCAAATCGACGGCGTTGATGTGACGTTGATCGACGTTGCCGTTCCGATGATGATTTTCCGCGCCGCGGACTTGGGCAAAACGGGATACGAGACGCCTGCCGAACTCGATGCCGATGCAGCATTCTTTGCCCGAATGGAAGCCATGCGAAAGGTCGCTGGAGAGCGGATGGGCCTGGGAAATGTGACGGGCAAGGTGATCCCCAAGGTCGCCATGTTGGCCCAACCGCAAGATCAGGGGCATATCGCGGCCCGCTATTTTGTCCCGCAGAAAACTCATGCTGCGTTTGCGGTGACAGGGGGGCTGTGCGTCGCAACCTGCGCGATGCTGGCTGGTTCGGTCTCGGATGGGTTGGCCGTCCGTCCCGAGGGCGATGATCGCTTGGTGCTCATCGAGCATCCATCCGGACTATTGGATATCGCCCTCAAAACTGCGGGGACTGGCGCCAATAGCCAGGTGATCAGTGGGGGGGCAATTCGCACGGCGCGAAAGCTGATGGAAGGCGACGTTCTCGTGCCGGCAGGACTGCTCGACTAG
- a CDS encoding isocitrate/isopropylmalate dehydrogenase family protein, translating to MKLLVLKGDGIGPEIMGASLAVLEAVGRRFELTFDCIERDVGLDALKTHGTTLPDDILPLARTVDGVLLGPMSNLQYPPRDKGGVNFSAAFRIGLDLYANIRPAKTRPDLPHRGTEMDLVIMRENTEGMYPDRNMFSGPGEFMPVEGVAISMRKVTAFAIERIARRSFELARKRRSKVTAVHKANAFQVTDGLFLKVVRDVAAEYPDVGLDDVLIDAMAALLVRDATRYDVICTTNFYGDTLSDLASELSGSLGLAGSLNAGDDYAVAQAQHGSAPDIVGQDKANPTSMILSSAMLLDWFGQRHGEAIYLDAAKAIEAAIDRSLSHPDTRTSDLGGSLGTKAFADAVVSQIQA from the coding sequence ATGAAACTTCTCGTCCTCAAAGGCGACGGCATCGGTCCCGAGATCATGGGTGCCAGCCTTGCTGTTTTGGAGGCCGTCGGGCGTCGATTTGAGCTGACGTTTGATTGCATCGAGCGCGATGTTGGGCTCGACGCACTCAAGACCCATGGTACCACTCTGCCGGATGACATCCTTCCGCTGGCGCGCACAGTGGACGGCGTTTTGCTCGGCCCGATGTCCAACCTGCAATATCCTCCTAGAGACAAGGGCGGCGTCAACTTCTCGGCTGCGTTTCGTATTGGTCTAGATCTCTATGCCAACATTCGCCCGGCAAAGACGCGTCCTGATCTGCCGCATCGCGGCACGGAGATGGATCTGGTCATCATGCGCGAGAACACCGAGGGGATGTATCCCGATCGGAACATGTTCTCGGGCCCTGGAGAATTCATGCCCGTTGAGGGTGTTGCTATCTCCATGCGCAAGGTAACCGCCTTCGCCATCGAGCGTATCGCGCGGCGATCTTTTGAGCTGGCTCGAAAGCGCCGGAGCAAGGTCACCGCGGTTCACAAGGCCAATGCGTTTCAAGTGACAGATGGGTTGTTTCTCAAGGTCGTCAGAGATGTCGCGGCGGAGTATCCCGATGTGGGGCTCGACGATGTACTTATCGATGCAATGGCTGCCCTGCTCGTGCGGGACGCGACCCGGTACGATGTGATCTGCACAACCAATTTCTATGGCGATACCCTGTCTGACCTTGCTTCCGAACTTTCGGGCAGTTTGGGTCTGGCTGGTTCGCTCAACGCTGGAGATGATTACGCCGTCGCTCAGGCTCAACATGGCTCGGCGCCGGACATTGTGGGCCAAGACAAAGCCAATCCCACCTCGATGATCCTCTCCTCCGCCATGCTGCTCGACTGGTTTGGCCAGCGCCATGGCGAGGCTATCTATCTCGACGCGGCTAAAGCCATTGAGGCAGCGATTGATCGCTCCCTTTCTCATCCTGACACACGAACCTCTGACCTCGGCGGCAGTCTTGGAACCAAAGCATTTGCTGACGCGGTGGTGTCGCAGATCCAGGCCTGA
- a CDS encoding PrpF domain-containing protein produces the protein MSQTWIPAYFYRGGSSKGVFFKASDLPSDRDAIERILLSVMGSPDPYGRQLNGMGGGLSSLSKAVILSPSGRDDCDVDYLFAQVSVDRGIVEWGANCGNLSSAVGPCAIEMALIAAVDDEAHVRIYQVNTDKIIHARFKVRHGAPVTAGDFVIAGVAGSGARIALDFIQPGGTRTSGLLPTGRVVDLITIADAQTFNVSLVDATNPVVFVDADELGLVGTEMPDQLEGDPQVMAKLDSIRRAGGVLMGLAKTPEDVGLAAPKIAMVSAPKAFDALDGRVVTVDAQDICVRMISMQRAHRAVPLTTAMCVGTASNITGTVVNVLSRASGADVRVGNPSGVLPVTVDVHKADQWHVDRTTAYRTARCLMRGEVAYQQP, from the coding sequence ATGTCTCAAACCTGGATACCAGCCTATTTCTATCGCGGCGGCAGCTCCAAGGGTGTGTTTTTCAAGGCCTCCGATTTGCCATCAGATCGGGATGCCATCGAGAGGATACTCTTGAGTGTCATGGGGAGCCCTGATCCCTATGGACGACAACTCAATGGCATGGGTGGCGGGCTGTCTTCCCTCTCCAAGGCGGTCATATTGTCCCCGTCAGGCCGCGATGACTGCGATGTGGATTATCTCTTTGCGCAGGTCTCGGTTGATCGGGGCATCGTGGAATGGGGCGCCAATTGCGGAAATCTGTCCTCCGCCGTTGGTCCATGCGCGATTGAGATGGCGTTGATCGCCGCTGTAGACGACGAGGCACATGTCCGGATCTACCAGGTCAACACCGACAAGATCATTCATGCCCGGTTTAAGGTGAGGCACGGTGCGCCCGTCACTGCAGGTGATTTCGTCATCGCTGGCGTTGCCGGTAGCGGCGCCAGAATAGCGCTGGATTTCATCCAGCCAGGAGGCACGCGTACTTCCGGTCTGCTGCCGACTGGGCGGGTGGTTGATCTCATCACCATCGCGGACGCTCAGACTTTCAACGTTTCGCTGGTTGATGCCACCAACCCGGTTGTTTTCGTGGACGCAGATGAACTCGGTTTGGTTGGGACTGAGATGCCTGATCAGCTTGAAGGAGACCCGCAAGTCATGGCCAAGCTAGACAGCATCCGACGCGCGGGCGGCGTCTTGATGGGGCTGGCCAAGACCCCAGAAGACGTAGGACTTGCCGCTCCAAAAATTGCGATGGTGTCAGCGCCAAAAGCGTTTGATGCCCTCGATGGCCGGGTGGTGACAGTGGATGCCCAGGACATCTGTGTCAGAATGATTTCGATGCAGCGCGCGCACCGCGCTGTGCCACTGACCACCGCCATGTGCGTCGGCACTGCAAGCAACATCACGGGCACTGTGGTCAATGTTCTTTCGCGAGCATCAGGGGCCGATGTTCGTGTGGGAAATCCTTCCGGCGTCCTGCCTGTTACGGTGGACGTTCACAAGGCTGATCAATGGCACGTGGACCGGACGACAGCCTATCGCACGGCCCGCTGCCTCATGCGCGGGGAAGTCGCGTACCAACAGCCATGA
- a CDS encoding CoA transferase, with product MSVLVDNCQVVLSRLLADMGFEDAPLELLEITDDGVALPTHWPITANAVAVLAAVGLAAARLSQLRLGVANPVKVGTHHAGLTMANSSYLLVDGRPAKFRDPFTGFYAAANDRWVFLHGNFSHLRDGVLALLGVTSVEDVAAAVRKHDAFDLEAKGVAAGLCIAAVRTRSEWQAEAQCAALSSLPLIEMARAAGGEARQSTPRDKPLSGLRMLDISRVIAGPMCGRTFAEFGGETLLISGPGLPSIESLVIDTGFAKRSASLDLSKHEDRKRFEALIRDGDVFLDAYRPGSLARRGYGIAELTALRPGLVHVELDAFSRLGPWAHRRGYDSLVQATVGMCWDGTKAPENLPCQPLDYLTGYLCALAAILSIIRRIEHGGSWSSRLSLVRTAEWMWQTYDGLGAQESFPNERMRIEDARDGGLLHTYATDFGTVEALRSALQPSEWRWPAPPLPLGADAAVWLT from the coding sequence ATGAGCGTTCTTGTCGACAATTGCCAGGTGGTGCTCAGCCGCCTATTGGCAGACATGGGTTTCGAGGATGCGCCCTTGGAGCTTTTGGAGATCACAGATGATGGCGTGGCGCTGCCTACACACTGGCCAATCACGGCTAACGCTGTAGCTGTTCTCGCGGCGGTGGGTTTGGCCGCCGCGCGACTTTCACAGCTACGGTTGGGTGTTGCAAATCCAGTCAAGGTCGGCACTCACCATGCTGGTCTGACGATGGCAAATTCGAGTTATCTGCTCGTCGATGGTCGGCCCGCCAAGTTCCGCGATCCATTCACCGGCTTCTATGCCGCTGCCAATGATCGTTGGGTATTTCTGCATGGCAACTTCTCACATCTCCGCGATGGAGTGCTTGCCCTTCTGGGCGTGACATCCGTCGAAGACGTTGCCGCTGCTGTCCGAAAACATGATGCATTTGATCTTGAGGCCAAAGGCGTAGCGGCCGGACTTTGTATCGCTGCCGTGCGGACTAGAAGTGAATGGCAGGCGGAGGCACAATGCGCAGCCCTGTCGTCCTTGCCCCTGATCGAGATGGCGAGAGCAGCTGGTGGGGAGGCGCGTCAGTCGACACCGCGCGATAAACCACTATCGGGTTTACGGATGCTCGATATCTCGCGGGTTATTGCTGGCCCCATGTGTGGCCGTACCTTTGCCGAGTTTGGTGGAGAAACTCTGTTGATCTCGGGTCCGGGCCTGCCTTCAATTGAGTCTCTGGTCATCGATACCGGCTTCGCCAAGCGCTCTGCCAGCCTCGACCTGTCGAAGCATGAGGACCGCAAAAGGTTCGAGGCATTGATCCGGGATGGGGATGTGTTTTTGGATGCGTATCGACCAGGTTCATTGGCCCGCCGGGGATATGGCATTGCAGAACTGACAGCGCTCCGACCCGGCCTCGTTCACGTCGAGCTGGATGCCTTCTCCCGCCTCGGGCCTTGGGCTCATCGCCGTGGCTATGACAGTCTGGTGCAGGCTACAGTGGGCATGTGTTGGGATGGAACCAAAGCGCCCGAGAACCTGCCATGCCAGCCGCTTGATTATCTTACCGGATATCTTTGTGCTCTTGCGGCGATTCTGAGCATCATCCGGCGGATCGAACACGGCGGTAGTTGGAGTTCCCGCCTTTCTCTGGTGCGTACTGCTGAATGGATGTGGCAGACATATGATGGGTTGGGAGCCCAAGAGAGCTTTCCCAACGAGCGTATGCGTATTGAAGATGCCCGAGATGGCGGGTTGCTCCATACCTATGCCACGGACTTTGGCACGGTAGAGGCCCTCCGGTCGGCGTTGCAGCCATCAGAGTGGCGATGGCCAGCTCCACCGCTGCCGCTCGGTGCGGATGCCGCGGTCTGGTTGACGTAG
- the rraA gene encoding ribonuclease E activity regulator RraA, with translation MPILNTADLVDTHDEHLTFCDYPLTRFGRQEGFHGPIATLKCFEDNSLVRSTLEQAGDGRVLVVDGGGSTRCALVGDQIAQLAKDNGWAGIVINGSIRDSEIIGDMEFAIFALATSPKKSSKTGMGTLAQPINFGDATFVDGHYLYADGDGILVAPAAVHG, from the coding sequence ATGCCGATACTCAACACCGCCGACCTTGTGGACACCCACGATGAGCACCTGACCTTTTGCGACTACCCGCTGACGCGGTTCGGTCGCCAAGAAGGCTTCCACGGGCCAATCGCAACATTGAAATGTTTCGAGGACAACAGCTTGGTGCGCTCGACTTTGGAGCAGGCAGGCGACGGCCGGGTCCTCGTGGTTGATGGCGGCGGCTCCACTCGGTGTGCGCTGGTCGGCGATCAGATCGCGCAGCTGGCCAAAGACAACGGCTGGGCCGGCATCGTCATCAACGGCTCGATCCGCGATTCTGAAATCATTGGCGATATGGAGTTCGCCATCTTCGCTCTAGCCACGTCCCCAAAAAAGAGCAGCAAGACAGGCATGGGCACCCTGGCCCAGCCGATCAACTTCGGCGATGCCACCTTCGTTGATGGCCACTACCTGTATGCAGACGGCGATGGGATTTTGGTCGCACCGGCCGCGGTGCACGGCTGA
- a CDS encoding D-2-hydroxyacid dehydrogenase family protein has protein sequence MTLKIAILDDYQNVAMTLADWGKLGHDVTVTVFNTNFGTEDEAADTLREFDVLCMMRERMALPAALIDRLPNLKLVSVTGARVRVIDLNHATSKGITICHTYAGDSAHATPEIAWGLILACARFIPQEHGRVQHGGWQETIGTKLGGKTIGIVGLGKLGSRMARIAQAFEMNVIAWSQNLTAERAAEHGARLVDKHTLFAEADVVSLHLILSDRTRHIVAGPEINQMKSQAILINTSRGPLIDEGALLSALHQSRIRAGLDVFDVEPLPTGHPLRNAPNCVLSPHLGYVTQEAYTKFYADTVDNILAWRAQAPVRVLAAPTIAGK, from the coding sequence ATGACCCTCAAAATCGCTATTCTGGACGACTATCAGAATGTCGCAATGACGCTCGCCGACTGGGGTAAGCTAGGGCACGACGTCACCGTGACCGTGTTCAATACCAATTTCGGCACCGAGGACGAGGCCGCCGATACGCTGCGCGAATTCGATGTGTTGTGCATGATGCGGGAGCGTATGGCATTACCCGCGGCGCTGATCGACAGGCTGCCCAATCTCAAGTTGGTTAGCGTCACCGGTGCTCGAGTGCGCGTGATTGATCTGAACCACGCCACGAGCAAGGGCATTACGATCTGCCACACTTACGCTGGCGACTCCGCGCACGCAACGCCCGAGATCGCTTGGGGCCTCATCCTCGCTTGTGCACGATTCATCCCCCAGGAGCACGGGCGAGTGCAACATGGTGGCTGGCAGGAAACAATTGGCACCAAACTGGGTGGCAAGACCATTGGAATTGTGGGTCTTGGCAAGCTGGGCAGTCGGATGGCCAGAATTGCCCAAGCGTTCGAGATGAATGTCATTGCCTGGAGCCAGAACCTGACGGCAGAGCGGGCGGCCGAACATGGCGCTCGGCTGGTCGACAAACACACCCTTTTTGCAGAGGCCGACGTGGTTTCGCTGCACCTGATTCTGTCCGACAGGACACGGCATATCGTTGCGGGTCCAGAAATCAACCAGATGAAATCTCAGGCGATCCTGATCAACACCTCTCGCGGACCGTTGATCGACGAGGGAGCGCTGTTGTCTGCTCTGCACCAAAGCAGAATTCGCGCGGGTCTGGATGTGTTTGATGTGGAGCCGCTACCCACTGGGCATCCCTTGAGGAACGCCCCGAATTGCGTGCTCAGCCCGCACTTGGGCTACGTCACCCAGGAAGCCTACACCAAGTTCTATGCCGACACCGTGGACAACATCTTGGCGTGGCGCGCCCAAGCGCCAGTCCGGGTGCTGGCTGCCCCAACAATTGCCGGCAAATGA
- a CDS encoding Ldh family oxidoreductase produces MTPAAELRRADHERLEKLTASLFARHGLAEADANIIARCLIRADLRGVGTHGISRLPIYLERLKRGLINAASELELSEPSAVCALLDGDNGFGFIAATRAMDQAIARADQFGIGMVGVKRSNHFGMAACYLLQAIDAGYVALVLTNASATMPVWGGREPFLGTSPFAFGAPGNPPIVLDMATSVVARGKIRVAAAKGEPIPQGWALDADGNPTTDAQAGYDGTILPLGGPKGSGLSLMMEIIAGVMTGAAFGGQVRNQYDSFEGEPDVGHTMIALKPGVFVGNDYALRIAELVARAKASTPVDPAQPILMPGEPEAMREADRRLNGIPLSISDIDMLVTQAKANGLSEAKVLETLI; encoded by the coding sequence ATGACCCCTGCGGCAGAACTGCGCCGCGCCGATCACGAACGTCTGGAAAAGCTAACGGCTAGTCTTTTCGCGCGGCACGGATTGGCAGAAGCGGACGCAAATATCATTGCGCGCTGTCTTATACGAGCAGACTTGCGTGGTGTGGGAACGCACGGGATTTCCCGGCTACCCATCTATCTTGAGCGTCTCAAACGAGGGCTCATCAATGCCGCCTCCGAGCTAGAGCTCTCCGAGCCGAGTGCTGTCTGCGCACTTCTAGATGGTGACAATGGCTTTGGTTTCATCGCTGCGACACGAGCGATGGACCAGGCAATTGCACGGGCAGATCAGTTTGGCATTGGCATGGTTGGGGTCAAACGCTCCAATCACTTTGGGATGGCCGCTTGCTATCTCTTGCAGGCGATTGACGCCGGTTACGTTGCCTTGGTGCTGACCAATGCGTCAGCTACAATGCCAGTGTGGGGCGGACGAGAACCGTTCTTGGGAACTAGCCCCTTCGCATTTGGCGCGCCCGGCAATCCACCCATCGTGCTGGATATGGCTACCTCGGTCGTAGCGCGCGGAAAAATTCGCGTTGCAGCGGCCAAAGGCGAGCCGATTCCCCAAGGTTGGGCGCTCGATGCTGACGGCAACCCTACGACGGACGCACAGGCAGGTTACGACGGCACCATTCTCCCGCTAGGAGGCCCAAAAGGCTCTGGCCTTTCGCTGATGATGGAAATTATCGCTGGTGTCATGACCGGCGCAGCCTTCGGCGGTCAGGTGCGCAATCAATACGACAGTTTTGAGGGCGAGCCAGACGTGGGGCACACAATGATTGCGCTAAAGCCAGGCGTTTTCGTTGGCAATGACTACGCCCTGCGCATTGCCGAACTCGTTGCCCGGGCCAAGGCGTCCACACCGGTAGATCCAGCGCAGCCCATATTGATGCCCGGCGAGCCCGAGGCGATGCGCGAGGCAGATCGACGGCTCAATGGCATTCCACTGAGCATCAGCGATATCGACATGTTGGTCACGCAGGCCAAGGCGAACGGTCTATCTGAAGCGAAGGTTCTGGAGACACTTATATGA
- a CDS encoding AbrB family transcriptional regulator: MGGLIGYLLDFPLGWLVGAMVATIPCAMAGIRVPISWPLRSVMIGVIGLVAGGAFVPETVNQAGNWIFSLAGVAVYCAITTALGLFVCLKLGKLDRTTAAFSAAPGGLSEILVLGPSYGADVRWLSLVHGMRVAVIVVAVPLFIVWAANGSLGASPPNRTIDFTFDLSPLDMAILAACLAIGVVGGRRIGLPAAPLTGPLLLSAIVHYFGLTQANPPQLALIFAQIVIGTSVAQFFANVSLRQIAAGLAIGGGITLINLIIAVLFALGFQTWLQVPFSSGLIALVPGGLPEMSLIAIALELDPAFVSLHHLFRVVLVLVLLPILIPLWADAKPTKGPTTN, from the coding sequence TTGGGCGGACTGATCGGCTACCTGCTCGATTTTCCACTTGGTTGGTTGGTCGGAGCAATGGTGGCAACCATCCCCTGTGCAATGGCGGGAATACGAGTTCCGATCTCGTGGCCACTTCGCTCGGTCATGATCGGAGTGATTGGCCTGGTGGCCGGCGGGGCCTTCGTCCCCGAGACCGTCAATCAGGCCGGCAACTGGATTTTTTCCCTGGCCGGCGTAGCGGTATACTGCGCGATCACCACGGCCCTGGGACTGTTTGTTTGTCTCAAGCTCGGGAAGCTTGATCGAACCACAGCTGCGTTTTCGGCAGCGCCGGGCGGGCTGTCCGAGATACTTGTCCTTGGCCCGAGTTACGGGGCTGACGTCCGCTGGCTTTCTCTCGTCCATGGCATGCGCGTTGCAGTCATCGTCGTCGCCGTGCCGCTTTTTATCGTTTGGGCGGCCAATGGTTCCCTCGGGGCGTCTCCACCCAATCGCACCATTGACTTCACTTTTGACCTGTCTCCTCTGGATATGGCCATACTAGCAGCCTGCCTTGCCATTGGTGTGGTTGGCGGCAGAAGAATTGGCCTTCCGGCAGCGCCTCTCACTGGCCCCTTGCTGCTATCAGCTATCGTTCACTACTTCGGTCTGACCCAGGCTAATCCGCCGCAACTGGCACTGATTTTCGCACAGATCGTGATCGGGACCTCGGTCGCGCAGTTTTTCGCCAATGTTAGCCTGCGACAGATAGCGGCCGGGCTGGCCATCGGCGGTGGCATTACTCTGATCAATCTGATTATCGCTGTGCTGTTTGCCTTGGGGTTCCAAACCTGGCTTCAGGTTCCCTTTTCCTCAGGCCTCATTGCCTTGGTGCCCGGCGGGCTGCCTGAAATGAGCCTGATCGCCATCGCACTGGAACTCGACCCCGCATTTGTCAGCCTGCACCACCTGTTCCGGGTCGTGCTGGTGCTGGTGCTGCTCCCCATCCTGATCCCGCTTTGGGCAGACGCAAAACCGACGAAAGGACCGACCACGAACTAG
- a CDS encoding GntR family transcriptional regulator, translated as MAGSDTVQSTRGQSTYRAILAAIREGVYKPGDRLREEEVAQRLEVSRTPVREAFGRLQEKGLLEPASGRGLAVAVLSMQEIFELYALRQELEGLIARFAAQHATDIEVAHLERINAEFAVADTAIAAAKLNRAFHARLYDCARNRYLRTAVEDLQETISLLPNTTFMQRGRTRLAAAEHAAIIDAIKERDAERAGRAGLTHIQQALQARLALTESDGA; from the coding sequence ATGGCGGGCAGCGACACCGTGCAGTCCACGCGCGGACAAAGCACATATCGAGCGATCCTCGCCGCCATTCGGGAGGGTGTTTACAAGCCGGGAGACCGGTTGCGGGAGGAAGAGGTTGCCCAGCGGCTTGAAGTCAGCCGAACACCGGTGCGTGAAGCATTCGGGCGCTTGCAGGAGAAGGGACTTCTTGAGCCCGCGTCCGGAAGAGGGTTGGCCGTCGCGGTTCTTAGTATGCAAGAGATTTTCGAGCTGTACGCCCTACGTCAGGAGCTTGAAGGGTTGATTGCTCGCTTTGCCGCCCAACATGCCACAGACATTGAGGTTGCCCACCTTGAGCGGATCAATGCCGAGTTTGCTGTGGCGGACACGGCCATTGCCGCTGCGAAACTGAACCGAGCCTTTCATGCACGGCTCTATGATTGTGCTCGAAATCGCTATCTGCGCACCGCAGTCGAGGACTTGCAGGAAACCATATCGCTGCTGCCCAACACCACGTTCATGCAACGCGGTCGAACACGTTTGGCTGCGGCGGAGCATGCCGCCATCATAGACGCGATCAAGGAACGCGATGCTGAGCGGGCAGGGCGCGCCGGGCTCACTCACATTCAGCAGGCGTTGCAGGCTCGCTTGGCATTGACCGAGTCAGACGGGGCCTAA
- the tcuA gene encoding FAD-dependent tricarballylate dehydrogenase TcuA codes for MSYDVIVVGSGNAALCAGIAACEQGKRVLMIEKAMPDMAGGNSKYTAGAMRFAYDGAEDLLPLLEDANDPRLSQTDFGRYTQQSFTDDLLKFNDGRPLSPEQSALVEEGYSVVRWLASHEVKFEPIYSRQSFEKNGRHVFWGGLTLAAQNEGVGLVDMELAAFQKLGGEIRYDCEAVDLQVADGVVCGVHVRNALGQVDLIEGRSVVLACGGFEANESMRAELMGGHWAKAKVRGTPHNTGRGLEMAFKLGGQRYGIYSGCHATPMDLMMPEYGNLEIPHGERKNYRKICYFLGIMLNARGDRFVDEGKDFRNYTYAQFGKAVLEQPGHFAWQIFDSSVDHLLYGEYRFEDAHFVEADTLEALVEKLDGIDDKHHALATIQNYNVSVDEHTVFDPTIKDGKATRGLELPKSNWAQRIEKGPFKAYPVTGGITFTYGGLKVDGIGRVLREDESPIEGLFACGELVGGVFYNGYPGGSGLTSGAVFGRRAGLGATGVSEP; via the coding sequence ATGAGCTACGATGTGATCGTTGTTGGGTCGGGAAACGCGGCGCTTTGCGCGGGTATTGCGGCCTGCGAGCAGGGCAAGCGGGTACTGATGATCGAGAAGGCTATGCCGGATATGGCCGGTGGCAATTCAAAGTACACGGCGGGGGCGATGCGATTTGCCTATGATGGTGCCGAAGACCTGTTGCCCTTGCTTGAGGATGCCAACGATCCCCGCCTCTCACAGACAGATTTTGGCCGCTACACGCAGCAGAGCTTTACCGATGACCTGCTCAAATTCAATGATGGCCGCCCGCTCAGCCCCGAACAATCTGCATTGGTGGAGGAGGGCTATTCCGTTGTCCGATGGCTTGCTTCGCACGAGGTTAAGTTTGAGCCGATTTACTCCCGTCAGTCCTTCGAAAAGAATGGCCGCCACGTGTTTTGGGGCGGGCTGACCCTGGCGGCACAAAATGAAGGTGTTGGCCTCGTCGATATGGAACTCGCAGCATTCCAGAAGCTGGGCGGTGAAATCCGCTACGATTGTGAGGCCGTTGATCTGCAAGTCGCTGATGGCGTCGTCTGCGGTGTCCATGTTCGCAACGCTTTGGGGCAGGTGGACCTGATCGAAGGTCGCAGCGTGGTGCTGGCGTGTGGTGGTTTCGAGGCTAACGAGAGCATGCGCGCCGAACTGATGGGCGGGCATTGGGCCAAAGCAAAGGTCCGCGGTACGCCACATAATACCGGTCGTGGACTGGAAATGGCATTCAAGCTTGGTGGGCAACGCTACGGCATCTACTCTGGCTGCCACGCAACCCCGATGGACCTGATGATGCCGGAGTACGGCAACCTTGAGATCCCGCACGGTGAGCGGAAGAACTACCGAAAAATCTGCTACTTCCTCGGCATCATGCTGAACGCCAGAGGCGATCGTTTTGTCGATGAGGGCAAGGATTTCCGCAACTACACCTATGCGCAGTTCGGCAAGGCGGTGCTTGAGCAGCCAGGACATTTTGCATGGCAGATCTTTGATAGCAGTGTCGATCATCTGCTTTATGGTGAATACCGCTTCGAAGACGCGCATTTTGTCGAAGCCGACACACTTGAGGCGTTGGTCGAGAAGCTCGATGGCATTGACGACAAGCATCACGCTCTTGCGACCATTCAGAACTACAACGTGTCGGTCGACGAACACACCGTCTTTGATCCAACGATCAAGGATGGCAAGGCTACGCGCGGTCTTGAACTGCCTAAGTCAAACTGGGCACAGCGGATCGAGAAGGGGCCTTTCAAAGCCTATCCTGTGACCGGAGGCATTACCTTCACCTACGGCGGCTTGAAAGTTGATGGTATTGGTCGGGTCTTGCGCGAAGATGAGAGCCCGATTGAAGGACTGTTTGCCTGTGGCGAGCTGGTCGGTGGTGTTTTCTACAACGGCTATCCAGGTGGCTCCGGTCTGACCTCTGGTGCCGTCTTTGGTCGACGTGCGGGTTTGGGCGCCACCGGCGTTTCCGAGCCCTGA